TTTACGTCAAACCTTTTAGATACTCGTTAAGAGGAATATTTACCCAGTTATGACAGAAACTGCAAGAGAAATAAAAAGAGAAAACTATACTTGATTGTGAATTTTAGACTTCGTTGCAGGTATGTTTATAATTCTGAATAAAGAGGTGGATTATGCAAGATGGAGGCTTGTCATTTCTCATACTCCTTATCTTAATGTTTGTAGTCTTTTACTTTTTGATCATTTTCCCTGAGAATAGGAGAAGGAAAAAACTTATGCGTCAGATAAGCGAGATGAAGGAGGGAGACAGATTTGTTACAGCTGGTGGGATAATAGCAGAATTTGTCTCGAGAGATGAAGACAGGGGTATAATAAAAGCGAGAATATCAAAAGAAACTCTAGTAGAGATTGGCAAGGATTTTATAGTATCAGTTCTTCAGGACAAAGTTGAGGAAAAGAAATAGATTTGTTTATACTTTACCAATCTTAGGAGAGGTGGCCGAGAGGTCTAAGGCAACGGTTTGCTAAACCGTCGTGGTACTGAAAAGTGCCACCGTGGGTTCAAATCCCACCCTCTCCGCAACATGTACTGTAATTACTTTACAAAAAGCTGTTTTACGATCAGTTCTAGTGAAGTTGTTACATGGAGGTTTTAAAACATTTCTGAGCAGGTTTAGATTATCCTTTTCTTCTTTCTAAGGATGGAAATTATCTCCTTGATCTGATCTTTTACTACTAGGTCTCTCTTTACCAGAGATTCAACTCTTTCATAAGCTCTCATAGCAGTGCTGTGAACCTTTCCGAATTTCTCACCTATCTGTGAGAATGTCAAGTTGGTTAGTTTTTTAGCTAAATACATGGCTATCTGCCTTGCAAGAATTAGATCCTCTCTTTTGTTATTGTCAACTAAGCTGTTTTCGTCGGTGTTGTAATACTTTGCTACTGCCTTAACAATGTCATCAATAGTATAGACTATTTCAACAAACTCTTTCCCACTTTGGTCAGTTTCCATCAGATCCTTCAATAGAGTTTTCAGTACATCTATGTTTAGCTTACCCTTTTTAAAATTAATGAATGCAGATATTCTGTTTACAGCAGACTCAAGTGATCTGACATTGCTCTGAATGCTATTGGCGATGAAGTGCTTAAACTTTTCATCTATTTCTATACCTTCTGCTTTTAGTTTCATATCAACTATCTTCAACCTGGTTTCAAATTCAGGTTTCTTTATCTCTACGACTAATCCTCCTTCAAATCTACTGATCATTCTATCACCTATCTCATCAAGTTCTCTGGGAGTCCTATCACTTGTGAATACCATCTGTTTTTTGTCATGAGCTAACTTATTGAAAGTGTGGAAGAGTTCGTCAATTACTTGTTTCATTGAAGCTTTGAAAAACTGAACATCATCTATCAGAAGTATATCTGCTTCTCTATATT
This is a stretch of genomic DNA from Brevinematia bacterium. It encodes these proteins:
- the yajC gene encoding preprotein translocase subunit YajC, with product MQDGGLSFLILLILMFVVFYFLIIFPENRRRKKLMRQISEMKEGDRFVTAGGIIAEFVSRDEDRGIIKARISKETLVEIGKDFIVSVLQDKVEEKK
- the dnaA gene encoding chromosomal replication initiator protein DnaA; its protein translation is MNALLRVWEEFVNIATIGNEFDKLVLSKVKPHYRGGKFFILVKDEFTKIWIEKNYLDRIISTFKYYDVEVELTIENEKAENVDEQKISSNLNLESKEEKSTRRFSSSRVKKTLEKEIEKVDGNVIVVEKVKNDVSTPTLSVINPKYTFDSFVVGPSNDLAYHSALNVSRYPGRNYNPLFIYGVVGIGKTHLLHAIANEVLKERKLKKVLYVTSEQFASEFFNSLNSRSIHSFRLKYREADILLIDDVQFFKASMKQVIDELFHTFNKLAHDKKQMVFTSDRTPRELDEIGDRMISRFEGGLVVEIKKPEFETRLKIVDMKLKAEGIEIDEKFKHFIANSIQSNVRSLESAVNRISAFINFKKGKLNIDVLKTLLKDLMETDQSGKEFVEIVYTIDDIVKAVAKYYNTDENSLVDNNKREDLILARQIAMYLAKKLTNLTFSQIGEKFGKVHSTAMRAYERVESLVKRDLVVKDQIKEIISILRKKKRII